From the genome of Nilaparvata lugens isolate BPH unplaced genomic scaffold, ASM1435652v1 scaffold5371, whole genome shotgun sequence:
tggagcattagtttggaagaataattgaatcatgaataataagaattacagatttatttcaaattctggatgagatttgaattatgattaagcattaatattggattgcactggcCTTGAATCAGGATTGATTTACTCTAAACATCCAGCTTGAATCCGACTCTAATTGATCTAGAATCACAATAGAATCGAGCTTGAATTTCGTGAAAGGTGTGCCAGGTGGCCTTGAATGGACGGATTGCATCCAGCATGCGTTTCAAGCCTGAGTCAAGACTGCATCTCATTCCTGATTCGACCGTGCATCTCGGGCCTGAATCGAGCACGCAACGCGATCTTGATTTTAGCTCGCAGCACCAGCCTGATTAGAGCCTGCATTTCGATCTCGAAACTGGCTTGAACGATGTATAAACGGACTCTTGAATTCAACTCATTTCGAGCAAAACGCATgcgaatgaaatcttgaatcaagCCCTCACGTTTGACAAAACGAGCTTGTTTTGATttcgattcaagttgattttgctgattgggaggctaccatcatgaaaatcatggaaaattgaattttcattttctcgaaaatccatgatgtgaatctcagaaaatccatgatgtaggctaaccatcatgaaaatcattgaaaatttgaatctttttttctctcgaaaatccatgatgtaacaccatcatgaaaatcatgaaaaattgaaattttttattttctcgagaatccatgatgtcaatctcagaaaatccatgatgtaaatctcagaaaaaccatgatgtaggctaaccatcatgaaaatcattgaaaattggaatctTTTAtgttctcgaaaatccatgatgtaaatctcaggaaatccatgatgtaggctaaccatcatggaaatcatgaaaaattgaaattttttttgctcgaaaatccatgatgtaaatctcagaaatccatgatgtaggctaaccatcatgaaaataatgaaaaattggaatttttttttctcgaaaatccatgatgtagatctcagaaaatccaagatgtaggctaaccatcatgaaaatcatgaaaaattggaatttttcatttttcgaaaatctatgatgtgaatctcagaaaatccatgatgtaggctaaccatcatgaaaatcatgaaaaatctaaattttttattctctttaaaatccatgatgtgacaccatcatgaaaatcattaaaaattgaaattttttattttctcgaaaatccatgatgtaaatctcagaaaatccatgatgtaggctaaccatcatgaaaatcatgaaaaattgaaattttttattttctcgaaaatccatgatgtaaatctcggaaaatccatgatgtaggctaaccattatgaaaatcattgaaaattggaatctTTTAtgttctcgaaaatccatgatgtaaatctcaggaaatccatgatgtaggctaaccatcatggaaatcatgaaaaattgaaattttttttgctcggaaatccatgatgtaaatctcagaaaatccaagatgtaggctaaccatcatgaaaatcattgaaaattggaatctTTTATGTTCTCGAAAATCCAtcatgtaacaccatcatgaaaatcatgaaaaattgtaatttttaattttttcgagaatccatgatgtaaatctcagagaatccatgatgtaggctaaccatcatgaaaatcatgagaaattgaaatttcttattttctcgaaaatccatgatgtaaatctcagtaaatccatgatgtaggctaaccatcatgaaaatcatgaaaaattgaaattttttttgctcgaaaatccatgatgtaatctcagaaaatccatgatgtaggctaaccaccatgaaaatcatgcaaaattgaaattttttattttctcgaaaatccattatgtaaatctcagaaaatccatgatgtaggctaaccatcatgaaaatcatgaaaaattggaatttttattttctcgagaatCAATGATGTaattctcagaaaatccatgatgtaggctaaccatcatgaaaatcatgaaaaattgaatttttttattttctcgaaaatccatgatgtaaatctcagaaaatccatgatgtaggctaaccatcatgaaaatcatgaaaaattggaatttttcattttctcggaaatccatgatgtagcctaacatgaaaatcatgaaaaattgaaattttttattttctcgaaaatccatgatgtaaatctcagaaaatccatgatgtaggctcaccatcatgaaaatcatgaaaaattgaaattttttattttctcgaaaatccatgatgtaaatctcagaaaatccatgatgtaggctaaccatcatgaaaatcattgaaaattggaatctTTTATgttctcgaaaatccattatgtaaatctcaggaaatccatgatgtaggctaaccatcatgaaaatcatgaaaatttaaattttttattctctcgaaaatccatcatgtaacaccatcatgaaaatcatgaaaaattgtaatttttaattttttcgagaatccatgatgtaaatctcagagaatccatgatgtagctaaccatcatgaaaatcatgaaaaattgaaatttcttattttctcgagaatccatgatgtcaatctcagaaaatccatgatgtaaatctcagaaaaaccatgatgtaggctaaccatcatgaaaatcatgaaaaattggaatcTTTTAtgttctcgaaaatccatgatgtaaatctcagaaaatccatgatgtagctaaccatcatgaaaatcatgaaaaattgaaattttttttgctcgaaaatccatgatgtaaatctcagaaatcctgatgtaggctaaccatcatgaaaataatgaaaaattggaatttttttttctcgaaaatccatgatgtagatctcagaaaatccaagatgtaggctaaccatcatgaaaatcatgaaaaattggaatttttcatttttcgaaaatctatgatgtgaatctcagaaaatccatgatgtaggctaaccatcatgaaaatcatgaaattttttattctctcgaaaatccatgatgtgacaccatcatgaaaatcattaaaaattgaaattttttattttctcgaaaatccatgatgtaaatctcagaaaatccatgatgtaggctaaccatcatgaaaatcatgaaaaattgaaattttttattttctcgaaaatccatgatgtaaatctcggaaatccatgatgtaggctaaccatcatgaaaatcattgaaaattggaatctTTTAtgttctcgaaaatccatgatgtaaatctcaggatatccatgatgtaggctaaccatcatggaaatcatgaaaaattgaaattttttttgctcggaaatccatgatgtaaatctcagaaaatccaagatgtaggctaaccatcatgaaaatcatgaaaaattgaaatttttcattttctcgaaaatccatgatgtaaatctcagaaaatccatgatgtaggctaaccatcatgaaaatcatggaaaatttaaattttttattctctcgaaaatccatcatgtaacaccatcatgaaaatcatgaaaaattgtaatttttaattttttcgagaatccatgatgtaaatctcagagaatccatgatgtaggctaaccatcatgaaaatcatgaaaaattgaaatttcttattttctcgaaaatccatgatgtaaatctcagtaaatccatgatgtaggctaaccatcatgaaaatcatgaaaaattgtaattttttttccctcgaaaatccatgaagtaaatctcagaaaatccatgatgtaggctaaccaccatgaaaatcatgcaaaattgaaattttttattttctcgaaaatccattatgtaaatctcagaaaatccatgatgtaggctaaccatcatgaaaatcatgaaaaattggaattttttattttctcgagaatccatgatgtaaatctcagaaaatccatgatgtaaatctcagaaaatccatgatgtaggctaaccatcatgaaaatcatgaaaaattggaattttttattttctcgaaaatccatgaagtaaatctcagaaaatccatgatgtaggctaaccatcatgaaaatcatgaaaaattgaaatttttattttctcgaaaatccatgatgtaaatctcagaaaattcattgtaatagaactacataatttttattatttgtcatgaattttcacaatgaatagataaattgttgacgacggtgaaaattcatgacaagtaaaattatggaaaaaatgagaggctcagtcagtcggttacgaggacgggacctggagctatctactgcagataatcgggcccggctctacccttcttttccgagacaccattttcctggttcagtgagttcagtgagctaatattatcaattttattattatatattattcatcttttttattgaaggcaaatcctgtaattattctattgtttgtttaaaaagttttctcaatattatttttatttaagtttccagtttcattttgagttacaatttgattaaatcgattacttagttctccaaaatataactgttttgtttattattttaaaatatagttcctttctcatgagttatagagttagatcaatttaacctctcgcaagccaagcgattcccctattataaattgttaccataatgtctagggttgttctcacaaccttataataccatcacaataccatacataatataaccccaatATATCCCTAATTTAAATACCCCATTACATGGTGTTGGGCGTCGTTCTCATGAGAAAGAGTTTATTAATTGACAAGATTAGCCTTCAAATTATCTattgacattttcatttcaggtcattatcataattattatattctgtgtTTGATCTCGTATAATTATGTCCTCTATTCTCTCAACGTACAGGGTAAAtatgataattgttattattgttatattgagatGAGTAGCTCTAGTTCTAGTGACTCTGAACAATCACCTAGTGAATTCGAGGTTTCATTATTACGTTTACCTAttgatttaaaagtaaaatctcTGGATAAATCAGAATTATTAGAGCTAGGCAAACAGTTAGGTATTCACATCCCTCAATCTGTTAATATTGAATACTTGAGATTCGCTGTTGACTTGGCAaaaaaagtttgtatttatgtGGACCACGATTCAGGAGCTAGAGATGCTCTAAGTCGATTACTTAAGTTAGGGTCCCTGTCTCAACGCGATCGTATTATCTTCCCTATGTTAGCCGATTACGAGCGAATAGTAGGCAAGCTAGGCAGAAATCAAGAACACATCTACGACACAGTAGCTCCCGATAACTTAGCAAATATCCTAATTCCAGAAAATAATATGGCAGGGAATGATAAAAGACCCTTTGCGAAACCCGAAAGCTATGGGGGTACAAAGAGTGAAGACTTCAACGAGTGGTTGAAAACCTTCAATAGGGcagcaaaaataaataagtgggaTGAGGATGATAAAATCTTGTATTTACCCCTCTACCTCAAGAAAACAGCATTGGCAATTTTCGACATATTttcggataaaaatgaaaacgcgACATTTCTTGATGCAGTAGGCCACTTAAAAAGTAAACTTGTAGACCCTGTTCATGAAGAGACAACCAGACAAAAACtcgaaaacagaaacaaattacCAACAGAAACATACACAGAATACACAGCAGATATAATAAAACTTTGTCACATTCTTGAGCCTCAAATGTCAGAGAAAAGAATAGTAGGATATGTTTTGAGAGGCTTAGACGTAGGAGCattgcaacatgttgctttcaTGGACAATGCATCAGTTGAAGATTTAGAGAAAAATCTCGCCAAATATGAAAGATCTCGCTTCCTTCTAGACAAAAAGTTAGGAATGCATAATGCTTCAATCGAACAGCCtgtccaaaaaataaatgtagtagATACTTTAGAGAAGAAATTGAACGATCTGAGTATTGTGGTGAAAAATTTGAGTAGAAATGTAGGTCAATCACAAAATCCCAATCCTAATAGACAGTTTGGAAATAGGAGCGGAAACTTTTCCCCACACGAAACAAATCAGAACAACTTCCAAAGACAAccttattcaaacaataataattacaatgatcGCGACAGAAACACACAATCACATAATCCTAATCCTAATAGACAGTTTGGAAATAGGAGCGGAAACGTCTTCCCACACGAAACAAATCAGAACAATTTCCAAAGACAACCttatacaaacaataattacacaCAATCAACATCAGTCAATTACAGGACACCAATCAACCCTAATAGGACTAGATTCTGTACATACTGTAAGAGGAATAATCACTGGAAAGAcgattgttttttcttatcaaaaaACTCGAATACAGGATCCCGAGCCTAGACGAATCGGATATGAACTTGGGATCcggatttgaaaaacaaagcgctgaatttccatttgataattattctccaaattcaattgataaagaagaaatcacatgtaatataatatcttcTGTATCAATGAAAGATGAACAATCCAAAGCGATAGAATTTGTCAGGCAGTTTTTTCTCAATGCcaataataatcagttatacTCAAATGAAAGTGAAATTAATTGCTCTAACGAAATAGAAAGTGAAACCAACTTCAAACAGCTATTGTCTTCCGAAATGCATGCTCAGCACGAACTTGGAATGAATGGATCATTGACTAAAGAGAGAAGAATTCAAGTCCCAGTACTTACtattaatggaaaattcaaaggAAAAGATGTATCAATTACCATTGACACCGGTACGAACGTAAACATAgttcaaaaaaatcttttaaGTAGCGATGAtctaaaacatttgaaaaatagtagtaTTGCTTTATCGGTAGCTAATGGTTCATTAATGCCGATCACAGGAATGATCTCGAGTGAAATTCAAATACATGACAGGAAATTCGaagtaaatttagtaatttctgAAGACTTACAGGCTGATATTATTGTTGGAAATTCCTTcttctcaaaatataaaatgaaattagattATGAGAATAACATCATTTCAATGACCGATAATGGTAAAATAGTCGAATTAGACATGGATAAAGAGTGGATTTGTACATTAAATAGATTACACAACGATTctgaaacaaatattacaaaagaagtcTGCATACCCAATCCCGTAAATTTCGTCAAATGTGCTCTTGAAACAATAATCCCCGCTCAAAAAGACGTGAATGTCAAAGTCAATCTAACACAAAAATTGCTCAAAGTATCCCATTTTACTCCAAATGAatcgttattacataataaaaaattgcatgTGCTTTGGAATGAGGATGATTTTGAAACAAACATGAGTGAAATTAGAATTTTGAATCTAGGAAGGCAAGATATAAGATTGTTGCATGAAACTATTATTGGTGAAATTGAAGGAGAAGTTTGTAATTACGACGAATCTGTTTCATTAGTAGACTCTGTTCTATTCGATGGAGGGGGTTGtgaaatagatattaataaagATCTTACACCAGAGCAAAATTCCAAAGCGAAAAGACTcatcaataaatacaaacacCTATTTTCAACAAACGAAATTGATTTCGAGGAAGCGAAATTACCCGAATACAAGTTCAAACTTACAGATTACACACCCATTGCTAAGTCACCGTACAGATTACCTATCGCTCAAAGAACAGAAATAGACAGACAAGTAGAGTTATTGATAAAAGCAGGAATAGTTTGTGAAACCCAGAGTCATTATGCTTCTCCCGCATTTTTAGTTACTAAAAAAGACGGTGGATTCAGATTGGTTGTAGACTATAAAATGTTGAACGAGAAAATATTACCGGATAGATATCCCCTTCCCCTTcttcaaacaatttttgattCTCTTGACAATTCGGATTACTTTTCCACCCTAGATATCAGACAAGCATTTTTCCAACAGCCATTACACGAAGATTGTCGAAAATATGTAGCATTTGCAACTCATAAAGGGCTGTACACGTTCAAAAGACTACCTTTTGGTCTTAGAACATCTCCAAATGCTTTCCAACGAGCAATCAACCAagtattcaatgattatttgtataGAGGAGTTTTGATTTACTTGGACGATATCATTAGCTATGGAGAATCATTTGATAAGCAATATCAACAGCtcgagaaaaccttgaaaagaTTGCAAGACGTAGGACTAAAATTGAATACATCTAAATGTCACTTCTTCTACCGAAAAATTAAAGTACTTGGACACACTGTCTCAAAGGAAGGGATACAACCCGCTTCCGAAACCTTGGAAGCTATCGAAAAATACCCTATACCCAAAACTGTCAAAGATGTCAGAGCATTTCTTGGTCTTAGTGGATTTTAccgaaaattcattcaaaactacGCTATAATTGCAAGACCCTTAACAAATCTGATATCTAAAAATAACGAGAATAAACCAATCACTTGGGAAGAAGATCAGCAGAACGCATTCTCGGAAATAAAAAGCAAACTTTTATCACAACCCGTActtcatcattttaataatgataaggaGGTAGTGGTACACACAGATGCTTCTCGAGTTGGAATAGGGGGCATTA
Proteins encoded in this window:
- the LOC120355961 gene encoding uncharacterized protein LOC120355961, whose amino-acid sequence is MSSSSSSDSEQSPSEFEVSLLRLPIDLKVKSLDKSELLELGKQLGIHIPQSVNIEYLRFAVDLAKKVCIYVDHDSGARDALSRLLKLGSLSQRDRIIFPMLADYERIVGKLGRNQEHIYDTVAPDNLANILIPENNMAGNDKRPFAKPESYGGTKSEDFNEWLKTFNRAAKINKWDEDDKILYLPLYLKKTALAIFDIFSDKNENATFLDAVGHLKSKLVDPVHEETTRQKLENRNKLPTETYTEYTADIIKLCHILEPQMSEKRIVGYVLRGLDVGALQHVAFMDNASVEDLEKNLAKYERSRFLLDKKLGMHNASILSDDEEDDCQFKQKGLCLIPRKKMSNSATQATCLHLLTSEADVSELREVCKFDCKATDNQTLITRLREDTFLFHNTGKKTTIRCKNSTTEVPSNSPGTLSLHIPCNCELQDDNGDVLISTLYPCDSRSHPSPAINNLIPHMWTNLSKLSIPIFKHETLPQYLNLSEILNENWHLNFSKFEEHNSFSEDIFHHVEMPNNFDLLGVNNKLIIYIIIVWQTLITVIFLYLCLQNYIKKKANQLRVPKRTPIVDYPQEL